The Caulobacter sp. FWC26 genome contains a region encoding:
- a CDS encoding CapA family protein: MGAVMDRRGLLLGALALTATPAVAKPGRVRLALLGQALIEHALPEEQWPGRRAVARELAKADLGFTNLETVVKGPRAGAPTREALTLHTAQPAVLDALKAMNIRLLATANNHAFDLGSGGILDTVDAIERAGLISAGSGADLARAAAPAFARTAGGSVALVAFATGKVREGGAATNSRPGVNELRRDSSGLPREQDAGRVLTAIAEARRRAEVVIAYQHNHDWEPNQADVPAWQRAFARRCVEVGASVFVGHGAPLLQGIEIHDGAPLFFGLGNFVFQTEKPPGAYAAECWESVIVQASFERGRCQAFELTPIVMNEIGLGGSEDMATRGMPALASPTQARAILDRVNARSAGLGSTAFAVRGSRAVWTAPIKG, encoded by the coding sequence TTGGGGGCTGTGATGGATCGACGGGGCCTATTGCTTGGGGCGCTGGCCTTGACCGCGACGCCGGCGGTCGCAAAGCCAGGTCGCGTCCGTCTGGCGTTGCTTGGCCAAGCCTTGATCGAACATGCTCTGCCGGAGGAACAGTGGCCGGGCCGGCGAGCAGTCGCGCGCGAACTCGCCAAGGCCGACCTTGGCTTCACCAATCTCGAGACCGTCGTCAAGGGACCGCGTGCGGGCGCGCCGACGCGCGAGGCCCTGACCCTGCATACGGCCCAGCCGGCGGTGCTCGACGCGCTCAAGGCGATGAACATCCGCCTGCTGGCCACCGCGAACAACCACGCCTTCGATCTAGGAAGCGGCGGCATCCTGGATACGGTCGACGCGATCGAGCGGGCCGGCCTGATATCGGCAGGGTCGGGGGCCGACCTCGCGCGCGCCGCCGCGCCCGCCTTTGCCCGGACGGCGGGCGGGTCCGTCGCCCTCGTCGCCTTCGCGACCGGCAAGGTTCGGGAGGGCGGCGCTGCGACGAATTCGCGCCCTGGGGTCAACGAACTGCGCCGCGACTCGTCGGGCCTCCCGCGTGAGCAAGACGCCGGGCGGGTATTGACCGCCATCGCCGAAGCCAGGCGGCGCGCCGAGGTCGTCATCGCCTATCAGCACAATCACGACTGGGAGCCGAACCAGGCCGACGTACCGGCTTGGCAGAGAGCGTTCGCGCGTCGATGCGTCGAGGTTGGCGCCTCGGTGTTCGTCGGGCATGGCGCGCCCCTGTTGCAGGGGATCGAGATCCATGATGGCGCACCGCTCTTCTTTGGACTTGGCAACTTCGTCTTCCAGACCGAGAAGCCGCCGGGCGCCTACGCCGCCGAATGCTGGGAAAGCGTCATCGTGCAGGCCTCGTTCGAGCGCGGGCGTTGCCAGGCTTTCGAACTGACGCCGATCGTAATGAACGAGATCGGACTGGGTGGCTCTGAAGACATGGCCACGCGCGGCATGCCGGCCTTGGCGTCGCCCACGCAGGCGCGGGCCATCCTGGATCGCGTGAATGCGCGCTCCGCGGGTTTGGGCTCAACGGCGTTCGCGGTGCGCGGGTCTCGCGCGGTCTGGACCGCTCCCATCAAGGGGTGA
- a CDS encoding AbgT family transporter produces the protein MNESTEPQSTGGRGWRRLLDRIERVGDALPDPVFIFIGCIAVLVAASVIASTLGWSAVNPVTGKHLEAESLLSRENLAKLFVDMPETMTKFPPLGLVLVVMLGAAVAERSGLFGALLGDAIRKLPKAILSPAIFVIGVMSHHAADAAYVVLIPMAALIYAEAGRHPLAGIAIAYAGISGAFAGNMLPGQFDVLILGITAPAAQLIDPNFVMNPLGNWWFTLAIGTLFTPIAWWVTDRVVEPRLGAWTRADTAAAAPDLALDAIGEAQKKGLRRAAVAALIVIGLFAVLTLWPGAPLLDHEAVGAKRMTPFYQSLIAAFMLLFLATGWAYGSATGTVKSHRDIVAMMAEGMRAMAPYLVLAFFAAHFVAMFAWSKMGPVMAVQGAEALRGLGLPKPLLLLSLLIMSSFLDLLIGSASAKWSAMAPIVVPMLMLLGVSPEMTTAAYRMGDSIFNIVTPLASNFPLVLILAQKWRPRFGVGSMVALMLPYTIGFALAGMLLVLTWVGLSLPVGPGAPSTYLSSAAIHTTTPR, from the coding sequence ATGAACGAGAGCACCGAGCCGCAGAGCACGGGTGGGCGCGGCTGGCGACGCCTTCTGGATCGTATTGAACGCGTCGGCGACGCCCTGCCAGATCCGGTCTTCATCTTCATCGGCTGTATCGCCGTGCTGGTGGCCGCCTCCGTCATCGCCTCGACGCTGGGCTGGAGCGCGGTGAACCCCGTCACAGGCAAGCACCTTGAGGCCGAAAGCCTCCTCTCGCGCGAGAACCTGGCGAAGCTGTTCGTCGACATGCCCGAGACCATGACCAAGTTTCCGCCGCTCGGTCTGGTGCTGGTGGTCATGCTGGGAGCGGCGGTGGCCGAACGATCGGGACTGTTCGGCGCCCTGCTCGGCGATGCGATCCGCAAGCTGCCCAAGGCCATTCTCAGCCCGGCGATCTTCGTGATCGGGGTCATGTCCCACCATGCGGCCGACGCGGCCTATGTGGTGCTGATCCCGATGGCGGCGCTGATCTATGCTGAGGCCGGACGCCATCCGCTCGCGGGAATCGCCATCGCCTATGCCGGCATCTCCGGCGCCTTCGCCGGCAATATGCTGCCTGGCCAGTTCGACGTGCTGATCCTGGGCATCACCGCGCCGGCGGCCCAGTTGATTGATCCGAACTTCGTGATGAACCCGCTGGGCAATTGGTGGTTCACCCTGGCCATTGGAACCCTGTTCACGCCGATCGCCTGGTGGGTGACCGACCGCGTGGTGGAGCCGCGTTTGGGTGCCTGGACCCGCGCTGACACCGCAGCGGCGGCGCCCGACCTTGCCCTAGACGCGATCGGCGAGGCGCAAAAGAAGGGACTGCGTCGAGCGGCCGTGGCGGCCTTGATCGTGATCGGTCTTTTCGCGGTCCTGACGCTCTGGCCCGGCGCGCCGTTGCTGGATCACGAGGCCGTCGGGGCCAAGCGCATGACCCCCTTCTACCAATCCCTCATCGCCGCCTTCATGCTGCTGTTCCTGGCGACAGGCTGGGCCTACGGCTCGGCGACCGGCACGGTGAAGTCGCATCGCGATATCGTGGCGATGATGGCTGAGGGCATGCGCGCCATGGCGCCCTATCTGGTGCTGGCCTTCTTCGCCGCCCATTTCGTGGCGATGTTCGCCTGGTCCAAGATGGGCCCCGTAATGGCAGTACAAGGCGCCGAAGCGCTGCGGGGACTTGGTCTGCCCAAGCCGCTCTTGCTGCTCTCACTGCTGATCATGTCGTCCTTTCTCGACCTCCTGATCGGCTCCGCGTCCGCGAAGTGGAGCGCCATGGCGCCGATCGTCGTGCCCATGCTGATGCTGCTGGGCGTGTCGCCCGAGATGACAACCGCCGCCTATCGGATGGGCGACTCGATCTTCAACATCGTCACACCGTTGGCCTCGAACTTCCCGTTGGTGCTGATCCTGGCGCAGAAGTGGCGCCCGCGTTTTGGCGTGGGCTCGATGGTGGCGCTGATGCTGCCCTACACGATCGGCTTCGCGTTGGCGGGAATGCTGCTCGTCCTGACCTGGGTTGGACTGAGCCTTCCCGTCGGACCGGGCGCGCCGAGCACCTACCTCTCGTCGGCCGCCATTCACACCACCACGCCCCGCTAG
- a CDS encoding HAMP domain-containing sensor histidine kinase: protein MKAQSLSQRLNLAVVGITLATLILSLIFIAFAYGLLFQFAPKLVSAEDAILPAPVEWGMYSVCIVLGSIAASVVATRVARRMVEPLEALAEAARKISGGDLAARANLTARAPTEASQMIADFNAMADRLEKAVDDIVTWNSLIAHELRTPVTILKGRLQGLAEGVFRPEPALLLSLHQQADALARLVEDLRVVSLLDSGRLQLRPVEIDLASEIEGLARLVERDLDKAGFGLRMALTSDRCVADPVRLRQAVLALVDNALKYAEPCVLEIATRVDDADVAISVIDAGPGMPESLTARAFEPFRRGDDVDMKSGSGLGLAVVRGIAEAHGGHVSYERRDGRSAFTITLPRKPSPR, encoded by the coding sequence ATGAAAGCACAGAGCCTTTCGCAGCGCCTGAACCTTGCTGTCGTCGGCATCACCCTGGCGACCTTGATCCTCAGTCTGATTTTTATAGCCTTCGCCTACGGGCTCCTTTTCCAGTTCGCCCCAAAGCTGGTGTCGGCCGAGGACGCGATCCTGCCGGCGCCCGTGGAATGGGGGATGTACTCAGTCTGCATCGTGCTGGGCAGCATCGCGGCCAGCGTGGTGGCGACGCGGGTCGCGCGAAGGATGGTCGAGCCGCTCGAGGCCTTGGCCGAGGCCGCTCGCAAGATCTCCGGAGGGGACCTGGCGGCGCGGGCGAACTTGACCGCTCGGGCCCCGACCGAAGCCAGTCAGATGATCGCCGACTTCAACGCCATGGCCGATCGGCTTGAGAAAGCCGTCGATGACATCGTCACCTGGAACAGCCTGATCGCCCACGAATTGCGGACCCCGGTCACGATCCTCAAGGGACGGCTTCAGGGGCTCGCCGAGGGGGTCTTTCGGCCCGAGCCGGCGCTTCTGCTATCCCTTCATCAACAGGCGGACGCACTGGCGCGTCTTGTCGAGGACCTGCGAGTTGTCAGCCTACTCGACAGCGGCCGCCTGCAACTGCGGCCTGTCGAGATCGATCTGGCCTCCGAGATCGAGGGACTTGCCCGTCTGGTCGAGCGCGACCTCGACAAGGCTGGCTTTGGCCTGCGCATGGCCCTCACCAGCGATCGCTGCGTCGCCGATCCAGTCCGCTTGCGGCAAGCGGTGCTGGCTCTCGTCGACAACGCGCTGAAGTATGCCGAACCCTGCGTCCTGGAAATCGCCACGCGCGTCGATGACGCGGATGTCGCCATCAGCGTCATTGATGCGGGGCCTGGCATGCCGGAGAGCCTCACCGCTCGAGCTTTCGAGCCGTTCCGACGCGGAGACGACGTCGACATGAAGTCTGGGTCGGGCCTGGGCCTCGCCGTTGTGCGCGGCATCGCCGAGGCTCATGGCGGGCACGTAAGCTATGAGCGCCGCGATGGCCGTTCGGCTTTCACGATCACGCTGCCGAGGAAACCTTCACCAAGATGA
- a CDS encoding LysR family transcriptional regulator — protein sequence MKLNLRSLEAFRETMLSGSATAAAGRMGLTQPAVSRLIAQLEQEVGFELFYRERGRLSPTPEALIIYDEIDLAFGGLERVDALARDIAAFNTGLLKIVAPPSLSESVLSTILPRFMAKFPKVRIAIESRSTETARAMVANRTVDCGFVKLPLERSDISTVTLSTSETVCVLPDAHPLAAHEVLTPELLRGEPLVLLGAGTWTRRQIDDAFRERGVRPEVRVETHTVGSACALAAGGLGVAVVNALLADNFARPGVAIRVFRPQILHEYAFMTSALAPMNRLAAAFLEEARRFFSEQAR from the coding sequence ATGAAGCTGAACCTGCGGAGCCTGGAAGCTTTTCGGGAGACCATGCTGAGCGGTTCGGCCACGGCCGCCGCTGGCCGCATGGGCCTGACACAGCCCGCAGTCAGTCGGCTGATCGCACAGTTGGAGCAAGAGGTCGGCTTCGAGCTCTTCTATCGCGAACGCGGTCGACTTAGCCCCACGCCCGAGGCCCTGATCATCTATGACGAGATCGACTTGGCCTTCGGCGGCCTGGAGCGGGTCGACGCCCTGGCCCGCGATATCGCCGCCTTCAACACGGGCCTTCTGAAGATCGTAGCCCCGCCAAGCCTATCCGAGAGCGTGCTGTCGACAATCCTGCCGCGCTTCATGGCCAAGTTTCCGAAGGTCCGGATCGCCATCGAGTCGCGCAGCACCGAGACTGCTCGGGCGATGGTGGCCAATCGCACGGTGGACTGCGGTTTCGTGAAGCTGCCGCTTGAGCGCAGTGACATTTCCACGGTCACGCTTTCGACCAGCGAAACGGTCTGCGTCCTGCCCGATGCTCATCCGCTCGCCGCGCACGAGGTTCTTACGCCTGAACTGCTGCGCGGCGAGCCCTTGGTGCTGCTCGGCGCCGGCACGTGGACGCGGCGACAGATCGATGACGCTTTCCGCGAGCGCGGCGTCCGCCCAGAGGTCCGCGTCGAGACGCATACGGTCGGCTCCGCATGCGCCTTGGCCGCTGGCGGTCTCGGCGTGGCGGTCGTCAATGCCCTGCTGGCCGACAACTTCGCACGTCCCGGCGTCGCGATCCGCGTCTTCCGGCCTCAGATCCTGCACGAATATGCGTTCATGACCTCAGCCCTGGCGCCGATGAACCGCTTAGCCGCAGCCTTTCTGGAGGAAGCGCGGCGCTTCTTCAGCGAACAGGCGCGATAG
- a CDS encoding CocE/NonD family hydrolase: MVTMRDGVRLAMDIYRPAVAGAPIATPLPVLLERTPYDKLGTNHGDRTRIDPIPKSKPELAVAFVRGGYVVAIQDCRGRYASEGVFEKYLSEGPDGYDTIAWLADQPWCDGRVATYGLSYSAHVQSAAACLAPPALAAMFLDSGGFSSAYHSGIRQGGAFELKQATWAYKHALLSPETQRNPARLAALEAQDLKAWFKQMPWSEGHSPLSAAPEYEKYLLEQWRNGLFGPYWTQNGIYARGGYDSYADVPMVHMSSWYDPYSVTATENFASLAARKHSPVKLILGPWTHGQRSVTHAGDVDFGAEATLDGALAENYVALRLAWFDAWLKPRDGAKDPLPPVSLFVMGGGSGRKTPEGRLDHGGHWRSETSWPPIDASLTDYFLSTAGALTTGPQATEEAFREYVHDPLNPVPTIGGAIASGAPLMEPGAYDQREAKHIFGCKPPYQALRDREDVLVFETPPLESDIEVIGPICARLFVSSDCVDTDFTIKLIDVHPPSEDYPEGFAMNLSHGILRARYREGFDRETWMTPGEIYFIEVQAFPTANRFVRGHRIRLDVASSNFPHFDVNPNTDEPEGYGFTPRRARNRVYMDARRPSRLLLPIIKR; encoded by the coding sequence ATGGTGACCATGCGCGACGGCGTTCGACTGGCCATGGACATCTATCGCCCCGCCGTCGCGGGCGCGCCGATCGCAACGCCGTTGCCCGTGCTGCTTGAGCGCACCCCTTACGACAAGTTGGGTACGAACCACGGTGACCGAACGCGCATCGATCCGATCCCCAAATCGAAACCCGAACTGGCGGTGGCGTTCGTCCGAGGCGGCTACGTCGTCGCCATCCAGGACTGCCGAGGCCGCTACGCCTCCGAAGGGGTGTTCGAGAAATATCTGAGCGAAGGTCCAGACGGTTACGACACGATCGCCTGGCTCGCCGATCAACCCTGGTGCGACGGTCGGGTGGCGACCTACGGCCTGTCGTACAGCGCCCATGTCCAAAGCGCTGCGGCTTGCCTTGCGCCCCCGGCCCTGGCCGCCATGTTCCTGGATTCCGGCGGATTCTCCAGCGCCTATCACTCCGGTATTCGCCAGGGCGGCGCCTTCGAGTTGAAGCAGGCCACCTGGGCGTACAAGCACGCGCTGCTCAGTCCGGAAACTCAGCGCAATCCCGCCCGCCTCGCCGCGCTGGAGGCGCAGGACCTGAAGGCGTGGTTCAAGCAGATGCCCTGGTCCGAGGGTCACTCGCCTCTCAGCGCCGCACCGGAGTACGAGAAGTATCTGCTTGAACAGTGGCGCAACGGCCTGTTCGGCCCCTACTGGACCCAGAACGGCATCTACGCCCGCGGTGGCTATGACAGCTACGCAGACGTGCCGATGGTGCACATGAGCAGCTGGTACGATCCCTACTCCGTCACCGCGACGGAGAACTTCGCCAGCCTGGCAGCCCGTAAACATTCACCGGTGAAGCTGATCCTGGGACCCTGGACCCACGGCCAACGCTCGGTCACCCACGCCGGAGATGTCGACTTCGGCGCCGAAGCGACTCTGGACGGGGCCTTGGCCGAGAACTACGTCGCCTTGAGACTCGCTTGGTTCGACGCCTGGCTGAAGCCGCGCGACGGCGCCAAAGACCCGCTACCGCCTGTGAGTTTGTTCGTCATGGGCGGAGGATCCGGACGTAAGACGCCTGAGGGGCGGCTGGACCATGGCGGGCATTGGCGCAGCGAGACCTCATGGCCGCCAATAGACGCATCGCTGACGGACTATTTCCTCTCCACCGCAGGCGCCCTGACAACTGGGCCGCAGGCGACGGAGGAAGCCTTCCGCGAGTACGTGCATGACCCGCTAAACCCTGTCCCCACGATCGGCGGCGCGATCGCTTCGGGTGCGCCGCTGATGGAGCCCGGCGCCTACGACCAGCGCGAGGCGAAACACATCTTTGGCTGCAAACCCCCGTATCAAGCGCTGCGGGATCGTGAAGACGTGCTGGTCTTCGAAACACCGCCGCTGGAGTCCGATATCGAAGTGATCGGCCCGATCTGCGCACGTCTCTTTGTCAGTTCCGACTGCGTCGACACCGACTTTACGATCAAGCTGATCGATGTCCATCCGCCGTCCGAGGACTATCCTGAAGGCTTCGCCATGAACTTGTCTCACGGCATCCTGCGCGCACGCTACCGCGAGGGCTTCGACCGCGAGACCTGGATGACCCCCGGCGAAATCTACTTCATCGAGGTCCAAGCCTTCCCCACGGCCAACCGGTTCGTCAGAGGCCACCGCATCCGGTTGGACGTGGCGTCGAGCAACTTCCCGCACTTCGACGTCAATCCAAACACGGACGAACCCGAGGGGTATGGCTTTACGCCTCGGCGCGCGCGAAATCGGGTCTATATGGATGCGCGGCGGCCATCACGCCTGCTTCTGCCGATCATCAAGCGCTAG
- a CDS encoding TonB-dependent receptor, whose product MTRGLHPMPVLNLRALRVGTAYAALLAGALATPAFAQSAAAPAVQASDAVEEIIVVGSRIQRKDADAVGVVTTITEQDLKNSGAGSVGELLQKLPAAGVSLSSNGTQGTSYGASSINLRYLGGAEGSGNRVLVLVDGHRWVDGVGQRGFRDFVDLNTMPLGMIEGVEVLKDGASAIYGSDAIAGVVNIKTARDFDGLKLTAKYGGTTHGDGQSYSAIANFGKRFDKSAILISASYVKDKPILTTSRDLTRVTLVPVTAPGTSPNGLYILPGLSNNAFFGTPTGFASSASPIAFNAGGTIGAGALADNAYHPAALPGDYYNTQAQGIYSAGPSERYGIYARWTTDLSDSVRFKLEGLFNARKSDQLFSPVLLDIGGSAGTIRGFAIPNNQPFNPFGTANGVPAANALAFAANSAWRIRKVMTEVGNRDNIQDVKTWRIAGGFDGELNLFGREWSWDVYGLYSKNKIDTQALNGVNYDRLALGLGPNCATTSGCVAINLFSPMTAAQADYIRFTARESNQTEIYDFTANITGELFQLPAGPLAIAAGVEHRKNKASDSPDPFVNALPTNIPTPASGAAFASNTTTTAQTRIGTVGQYSLNEIYAEAAIPLLKDVALAKTLDISLAARYSDYDTVGGDSTVKVGVGWRPIEDILVRGTYAQGFRAPSILELFQGGRQTSFQGTDPCNGGATANASLPGCVGVPTGYNQINYNLNGLIPGTISGNTKLKAETADTYSAGVAIKPRFAPGLSLTVDWYEITVRDAISSQSATQILSLCAQRGGVFCNLVTRDASTGAITNLLQGVLNLAEIKTSGVDTTLRYDFSNDAGKFAAVVDASYLESFKTTSPNPAGGAPIVDERAGKGDQPRSTYPHWKGQASFSWTGGSWNALWRGRYIGSTTDVANTVKEAKTKAIFYNDLEGGYQFGRYDTSISVGISNIFDKAPPASYANAPINYDIYTYDARGRFGYVRVSAKF is encoded by the coding sequence ATGACGAGGGGACTTCATCCTATGCCCGTACTGAACCTGCGCGCGCTGCGCGTCGGAACCGCCTACGCCGCCCTGCTGGCCGGGGCCCTGGCCACGCCTGCGTTCGCCCAGTCCGCCGCAGCGCCCGCCGTCCAGGCCTCTGACGCCGTCGAAGAGATCATCGTCGTCGGTTCGCGCATTCAGCGTAAGGACGCCGACGCCGTGGGCGTCGTCACCACGATCACCGAGCAGGACTTGAAGAATTCCGGCGCCGGCTCAGTGGGCGAACTGTTGCAGAAGCTGCCTGCGGCCGGTGTCAGCCTCAGCAGCAACGGAACCCAGGGCACCTCCTACGGCGCCAGCTCGATCAACCTGCGCTACCTTGGCGGCGCCGAGGGCAGCGGCAACCGCGTACTGGTGCTGGTCGACGGCCATCGCTGGGTCGATGGCGTCGGCCAACGCGGCTTCCGCGACTTCGTGGATCTTAACACCATGCCGCTGGGCATGATCGAAGGCGTCGAAGTGCTCAAGGACGGCGCGTCGGCGATCTACGGCTCTGACGCCATCGCCGGCGTGGTGAACATCAAGACGGCGCGCGACTTCGACGGCCTCAAGCTCACGGCGAAGTACGGCGGCACGACGCATGGCGACGGCCAGTCCTATTCGGCGATCGCCAATTTCGGCAAACGCTTCGACAAGAGCGCGATCCTGATCTCGGCCAGCTACGTCAAGGACAAGCCGATCCTGACCACGTCGCGGGATCTGACCCGGGTGACCCTGGTCCCGGTGACGGCGCCCGGCACCAGCCCGAACGGGCTCTACATCCTGCCGGGTCTGTCCAACAACGCCTTCTTCGGTACGCCGACCGGCTTCGCCTCCTCGGCCAGCCCGATCGCCTTCAACGCCGGAGGGACCATCGGCGCTGGCGCTCTGGCCGACAACGCCTATCACCCGGCAGCCCTGCCGGGCGACTACTACAACACCCAGGCCCAAGGCATCTATTCGGCCGGTCCGAGCGAACGTTACGGGATCTATGCTCGGTGGACTACGGACCTCAGCGACAGCGTCCGCTTCAAGCTCGAGGGCCTGTTCAACGCGCGCAAGTCCGACCAGCTATTCTCACCGGTCCTCCTGGACATCGGTGGCTCGGCTGGCACGATCCGGGGTTTCGCGATCCCGAACAATCAGCCGTTCAACCCCTTCGGCACGGCCAACGGGGTTCCAGCCGCCAATGCTCTGGCCTTCGCCGCCAACTCGGCCTGGCGCATTCGCAAGGTGATGACCGAGGTTGGCAACCGCGACAACATCCAGGACGTGAAGACCTGGCGCATCGCCGGCGGCTTCGACGGCGAACTGAACCTGTTCGGCCGCGAGTGGAGCTGGGACGTCTACGGCCTCTATTCCAAGAACAAGATCGACACCCAGGCGCTGAACGGCGTGAACTATGATCGGCTCGCTCTCGGCCTAGGCCCCAACTGCGCGACGACGTCGGGCTGCGTGGCGATCAACCTGTTCTCGCCCATGACGGCCGCGCAGGCGGACTACATCCGCTTCACCGCGCGCGAGTCGAACCAGACGGAAATCTACGACTTCACGGCCAATATCACCGGCGAACTCTTCCAACTACCCGCCGGTCCGTTGGCGATCGCCGCCGGCGTCGAGCACCGCAAGAACAAGGCCTCCGACAGCCCCGATCCCTTCGTCAACGCCCTGCCGACCAATATCCCGACCCCAGCCTCCGGAGCGGCGTTCGCCAGCAACACCACCACGACCGCGCAGACCCGGATCGGCACCGTCGGCCAGTACAGCCTGAACGAAATCTACGCCGAAGCGGCCATCCCGCTGCTGAAGGACGTGGCTTTGGCCAAGACGCTCGATATCAGCTTGGCCGCCCGCTATTCGGACTACGACACCGTCGGCGGCGACAGCACCGTTAAGGTGGGCGTGGGCTGGCGTCCGATCGAGGACATCCTGGTGCGCGGCACCTACGCGCAGGGCTTCCGCGCGCCGTCGATCCTGGAGCTCTTCCAAGGGGGGCGCCAGACCAGCTTCCAGGGCACGGACCCCTGCAATGGCGGCGCGACCGCCAACGCCAGCCTGCCCGGCTGCGTCGGCGTGCCCACCGGCTATAACCAGATCAACTACAACCTGAACGGCCTGATCCCGGGCACCATCTCGGGAAACACCAAGCTCAAGGCCGAAACCGCCGACACCTACAGCGCCGGCGTCGCCATCAAGCCGCGCTTCGCGCCTGGCCTCAGCCTGACGGTCGACTGGTACGAGATCACAGTCCGCGACGCGATCTCGAGCCAGTCCGCCACGCAGATCCTCAGCCTTTGCGCCCAGCGCGGCGGCGTGTTCTGTAATCTGGTCACCCGCGACGCTTCGACGGGCGCGATCACCAACCTGCTGCAAGGGGTGCTGAACCTCGCCGAGATCAAGACCTCGGGCGTCGACACCACGCTGCGCTACGACTTCAGCAATGACGCGGGCAAGTTCGCCGCCGTTGTCGACGCCTCGTATCTTGAGAGCTTCAAGACCACGAGCCCCAATCCAGCGGGCGGCGCGCCGATCGTCGACGAACGGGCCGGCAAGGGCGACCAGCCGCGCTCGACCTATCCGCATTGGAAGGGCCAGGCCTCGTTCAGCTGGACCGGCGGATCCTGGAACGCTCTGTGGCGCGGGCGTTACATCGGCTCGACCACGGATGTCGCCAACACCGTGAAGGAGGCCAAGACCAAGGCGATCTTCTACAACGATCTGGAAGGCGGCTATCAGTTCGGACGTTACGACACGTCGATCAGCGTCGGGATCAGCAACATCTTCGACAAGGCGCCACCGGCGTCCTACGCCAACGCTCCGATCAACTATGACATCTACACCTACGACGCGCGCGGCCGGTTCGGTTACGTCCGCGTGTCGGCGAAGTTCTAG
- a CDS encoding DUF1080 domain-containing protein, which produces MTIKPIMGLASFAFGMGLISAAASAQTRPEDTEVWKPVPAVVTPASAPGAAPSDAIILFDGRDLDQWVTAADKSPAGWAVADGVITVDKARGNIETKRTFRDYQLHLEWRIPADIAGSGQGRGNSGVFLASTGSRDQGYEVQILDSYQSATYVNGQAGAVYKQHPPLANANRKPGEWQTYDIIWRAPLFAADGALATPASVTVLHNGVLVQDNAILAGETVYIGKPAYKAHGPSPIKLQAHGDPSAPISFRNIWVRELAPR; this is translated from the coding sequence ATGACGATCAAGCCGATCATGGGTCTGGCGAGCTTTGCGTTCGGCATGGGGCTCATTAGCGCCGCCGCCTCGGCTCAGACCCGTCCCGAAGACACCGAAGTGTGGAAACCGGTCCCTGCGGTGGTGACGCCGGCGTCAGCGCCGGGCGCAGCGCCGTCCGACGCGATCATCCTGTTCGACGGCCGCGACCTGGATCAATGGGTCACGGCGGCCGACAAGTCTCCGGCGGGCTGGGCCGTCGCCGACGGGGTGATCACCGTCGACAAGGCGCGGGGCAATATCGAGACCAAGCGGACGTTCCGCGACTATCAGCTTCACTTGGAATGGCGCATTCCCGCTGATATCGCCGGGTCTGGCCAGGGACGCGGCAACAGCGGCGTGTTCCTGGCGTCGACCGGCTCACGCGATCAGGGCTACGAGGTTCAGATCCTCGACAGCTATCAGAGCGCCACCTACGTGAACGGCCAAGCCGGAGCGGTCTACAAGCAGCATCCTCCGCTCGCCAACGCCAACCGCAAGCCGGGCGAGTGGCAGACCTACGACATCATCTGGCGCGCGCCGCTGTTCGCGGCGGATGGGGCGCTGGCGACGCCCGCCTCAGTGACGGTGCTGCATAACGGCGTACTGGTACAGGACAACGCGATCCTCGCGGGCGAGACCGTCTATATCGGCAAGCCGGCCTACAAGGCTCACGGCCCATCGCCGATCAAGCTGCAGGCGCACGGCGACCCCAGCGCGCCGATCAGCTTTCGGAACATCTGGGTGCGAGAGCTGGCGCCGCGCTAG